The Streptomyces sp. NBC_01244 genome contains a region encoding:
- a CDS encoding dipeptidase, translated as MPSHPIAETVASLMPRAKQELSELVAFQSVADWAQFPQSESRAAAKWVADALRAEGFQDVALLDTPDGTQSVYGFLPGPADAPTVLLYAHYDVQPPLDDAAWVSPAFELTERNGRWYGRGAADCKGGFIMHLLALRALQANGGVPVNVKVIVEGSEEQGTGGLQQYATAHPELLAADAVVIGDAGNFRTGLPTVTATLRGMCLLKIKIDTLGGNLHSGMFGGAAPDAMAALIQLLASLRAPDGSTTVDGLASDAVWEGLQYPEADFRSDAKVLDGVELIGEGTIADRLWSRPAVTVLAIDSPPVVGATPSVHASAGALVSLRVPPGVDTVQAIKLLEAHLVAHTPWKARLELEVVGQGQPFQADTDSPAYASMAQAMRAAYPGQEMQISGMGGSIPLCNTLTELYPDAEMLLIGLSEPEAQIHAVNESVSPEELERLSVTEALFLVNYAESKHA; from the coding sequence ATGCCGTCTCATCCGATCGCCGAGACCGTCGCCTCGCTGATGCCCCGCGCCAAGCAGGAGCTGTCCGAGCTGGTGGCTTTCCAGTCGGTGGCGGACTGGGCCCAGTTCCCCCAGAGCGAGAGCCGGGCCGCCGCGAAGTGGGTGGCCGACGCGCTGCGCGCCGAGGGCTTCCAGGACGTCGCGCTGCTCGACACCCCCGACGGCACCCAGTCGGTGTACGGATTCCTGCCCGGCCCGGCGGACGCGCCGACCGTCCTGCTGTACGCGCACTACGACGTGCAGCCCCCGCTGGACGACGCGGCCTGGGTCTCCCCCGCCTTCGAGCTGACCGAGCGGAACGGCCGCTGGTACGGCCGCGGCGCCGCCGACTGCAAGGGCGGGTTCATCATGCACCTGCTCGCGCTGCGCGCCCTCCAGGCCAACGGCGGTGTGCCGGTGAACGTGAAGGTGATCGTCGAGGGGTCGGAGGAGCAGGGCACCGGCGGTCTCCAGCAGTACGCGACGGCCCACCCCGAACTGCTGGCCGCCGACGCCGTCGTGATCGGCGACGCGGGCAACTTCCGCACGGGCCTGCCGACGGTCACCGCGACCCTGCGCGGCATGTGCCTGCTGAAGATCAAGATCGACACCTTGGGCGGCAACCTGCACTCCGGGATGTTCGGCGGGGCCGCCCCCGACGCGATGGCCGCCCTGATCCAGCTCCTGGCCTCGCTGCGCGCGCCGGACGGTTCGACCACGGTGGACGGGCTGGCCTCGGACGCGGTGTGGGAGGGGCTCCAGTACCCGGAGGCCGACTTCCGTTCCGACGCGAAGGTGCTCGACGGGGTCGAGCTGATCGGCGAGGGCACGATCGCGGACCGGCTCTGGTCCCGGCCGGCCGTCACCGTGCTGGCCATCGACTCCCCGCCGGTGGTCGGCGCCACCCCCTCGGTGCACGCGAGCGCGGGCGCGCTGGTGAGCCTGCGGGTGCCGCCGGGCGTGGACACGGTGCAGGCGATCAAGCTGCTGGAGGCGCACCTGGTGGCGCACACCCCGTGGAAGGCGCGTCTGGAGCTCGAAGTCGTCGGCCAGGGACAGCCGTTCCAGGCGGACACGGACAGCCCCGCGTACGCCTCGATGGCGCAGGCCATGAGGGCTGCCTACCCGGGCCAGGAGATGCAGATCAGCGGCATGGGCGGCTCGATCCCCCTGTGCAACACGCTGACGGAGCTCTACCCGGACGCGGAGATGCTGCTCATCGGCCTGAGCGAGCCGGAGGCGCAGATCCACGCGGTGAACGAGAGCGTCTCCCCGGAGGAGTTGGAGCGCCTGTCGGTCACGGAGGCGCTGTTCCTCGTCAACTACGCGGAGTCCAAGCACGCCTGA
- a CDS encoding MBL fold metallo-hydrolase yields MDLVEVIPDRLHTLRFPIGQAYLWRDGADLTLIDAGHAGSADAIEGAIRSLGLLPERLERIVVTHCHGDHFGSAGELSARWGAPVLAHALDAPVIRGDRPVPEPVLLDWELPLWEHAMTVPQAPATPVEQELTDGEVLPFGGGAVVVHAPGHTPGSIGIHLPAHGVLFTGDCIAGVGQVILGVFNVDRARAVESMLRLAALAPSVACFGHGDPLTSDTAAILLAAAETAAAAQPSPTPAG; encoded by the coding sequence ATGGATCTCGTAGAAGTCATCCCCGACCGCCTCCACACGCTCCGCTTCCCCATCGGCCAGGCCTACCTCTGGCGCGACGGAGCGGACCTGACCCTGATCGACGCGGGTCACGCCGGTTCGGCGGACGCGATCGAAGGGGCGATACGTTCCCTCGGGCTGCTGCCGGAGCGGCTGGAGCGCATCGTCGTGACCCACTGCCATGGCGACCACTTCGGCTCGGCGGGCGAGCTCTCCGCCCGCTGGGGCGCCCCGGTGCTGGCGCACGCGCTGGATGCGCCGGTGATCCGCGGCGACCGGCCGGTTCCGGAGCCGGTGCTGCTGGACTGGGAACTGCCGCTGTGGGAGCACGCCATGACCGTCCCACAGGCCCCCGCGACCCCGGTGGAGCAGGAGTTGACGGACGGGGAGGTGCTCCCCTTCGGCGGCGGGGCGGTCGTCGTCCACGCTCCGGGGCACACCCCGGGCAGCATCGGCATCCATCTCCCCGCGCACGGAGTGCTGTTCACGGGTGACTGCATCGCCGGCGTCGGTCAGGTGATCCTCGGCGTCTTCAACGTGGACCGCGCCCGGGCCGTCGAGTCGATGCTCCGACTGGCCGCCCTGGCCCCCTCGGTGGCCTGCTTCGGCCACGGCGACCCCCTGACCTCGGACACCGCGGCCATCCTCCTCGCGGCAGCGGAAACGGCGGCCGCGGCTCAGCCTTCACCCACCCCGGCGGGCTGA
- a CDS encoding NUDIX hydrolase yields the protein MIVWINGTFGAGKSSTARELTGLLPESTLFDPEFIGDALRVLLPRKRLAEVSDYQDLPSWRRLVVDTAAAMLAELGGVLVVPMTLLRQEYRDEIFGGLAARRIAVRHVLLAPEETILRERIATREEPGAAADADLRVRKWAYDHIPAYQHALGWLAADAHVVDNGTLTVRETAERIAEAVRTGTARVCDIVQTPQPTRETVAAGVLLFDDADRVLLVDPTYKPGWEFPGGVVEAGEAPACAGVREVEEELGLVLERLPELLVVDWEPPGPPAGYGGLRLLFDGGRLSAAQTGRLRLPGPELRAWRFVTEEEAADLLPQVRYERLRWALRARERGRAAYLEAGRAVP from the coding sequence GTGATTGTCTGGATCAACGGCACCTTCGGCGCCGGGAAGAGCAGCACAGCGCGCGAGCTGACCGGCCTCCTGCCGGAGAGCACCTTGTTCGACCCGGAGTTCATCGGTGACGCCCTGCGCGTACTGCTGCCGCGCAAACGCCTCGCGGAGGTGTCCGACTACCAGGACCTGCCGAGTTGGCGGCGGCTCGTCGTGGACACGGCCGCGGCGATGCTTGCGGAGCTGGGCGGGGTGCTGGTGGTCCCGATGACGCTGTTGCGGCAGGAGTACCGCGACGAGATCTTCGGCGGGCTCGCGGCGCGCAGGATCGCGGTGCGGCACGTGCTGCTCGCCCCGGAGGAAACGATCCTTCGCGAGCGGATCGCGACCCGGGAGGAGCCCGGGGCGGCGGCGGACGCGGACCTGCGGGTGAGGAAGTGGGCCTACGACCACATCCCGGCCTACCAGCACGCGCTGGGCTGGCTCGCGGCCGACGCCCACGTCGTCGACAACGGGACCCTGACCGTACGGGAGACGGCCGAGCGCATCGCCGAAGCCGTACGCACCGGCACGGCCCGGGTCTGCGACATCGTGCAGACCCCGCAGCCGACGCGCGAGACGGTGGCCGCCGGGGTACTGCTCTTCGACGATGCGGACCGGGTGCTCCTGGTCGACCCGACGTACAAGCCGGGGTGGGAGTTCCCCGGCGGGGTCGTCGAGGCCGGGGAGGCCCCGGCGTGCGCAGGGGTACGGGAGGTCGAGGAGGAACTCGGCCTCGTACTGGAGCGCCTCCCGGAGCTCCTGGTCGTGGACTGGGAGCCGCCGGGGCCTCCGGCGGGCTACGGCGGCCTGCGGCTCCTGTTCGACGGGGGCCGGCTGTCGGCGGCGCAGACCGGGCGGCTGCGGCTGCCCGGGCCGGAGCTGCGGGCCTGGCGGTTCGTGACGGAGGAGGAAGCGGCGGACCTGCTGCCGCAGGTGCGGTACGAGAGGCTCCGATGGGCCCTGCGGGCCCGCGAACGGGGCCGGGCGGCGTACTTGGAGGCGGGGCGGGCCGTTCCGTAG
- a CDS encoding LacI family DNA-binding transcriptional regulator, with amino-acid sequence MKDVAARAGVGLKTVSRVVNGEPGVTPDTEKRVQEAIDALGFRRNDSARVLRKGRTATVGLVLEDLSDPFYGPLNRAVEEVARAHGALLINGSSDEDPERERELALALCARRVDGLVVIPAGNDHRYLEPEIRAGVATVFVDRPAGRIDADVVLSDSYGGARDGVAHLIAGGHRRIGFIGDHPHIHTATERLRGYRAAMADAGLPVDGAWVSLGTTAPERVSAAARSMLSGREPVTALFAGNNRVTVTAVRVLASLPRPVALIGFDDFELADLLNPGITVIAQDAAALGRVATDRLFQRLAGADLPPARIELPTRLIPRGSGEIPPAS; translated from the coding sequence ATGAAGGACGTGGCGGCCCGGGCCGGCGTGGGCCTCAAAACGGTGTCACGCGTGGTCAACGGGGAGCCGGGGGTCACCCCGGACACCGAGAAGCGGGTCCAGGAGGCCATCGACGCACTCGGTTTCCGCCGCAACGACAGCGCGCGGGTCCTGCGCAAGGGCCGCACCGCCACCGTCGGCCTGGTCCTGGAAGACCTCTCCGACCCCTTCTACGGACCGCTCAACCGGGCCGTGGAAGAGGTGGCCCGCGCCCACGGCGCCCTGCTCATCAACGGCTCCAGCGATGAGGACCCGGAGCGCGAAAGGGAGTTGGCGCTCGCGCTGTGCGCCCGCCGCGTGGACGGGCTCGTGGTGATCCCGGCCGGGAACGACCACCGCTATCTGGAGCCGGAGATCAGGGCCGGGGTGGCCACCGTGTTCGTCGACCGCCCGGCGGGCCGGATCGACGCGGACGTCGTACTGTCCGACAGCTACGGCGGCGCCCGGGACGGGGTGGCCCACCTGATCGCGGGCGGCCACCGCCGGATCGGCTTCATCGGCGACCACCCGCACATCCACACCGCGACCGAGCGACTGCGGGGCTACCGCGCGGCCATGGCGGACGCCGGCCTGCCGGTCGACGGCGCGTGGGTCTCCCTCGGCACGACGGCCCCGGAGCGCGTCTCGGCCGCCGCGCGATCGATGCTGTCCGGCCGGGAGCCGGTGACGGCGCTCTTCGCCGGGAACAACCGCGTGACGGTCACGGCCGTACGCGTCCTCGCGTCCCTGCCCCGCCCGGTGGCCCTGATCGGCTTCGACGACTTCGAACTCGCCGACCTGCTGAACCCCGGGATCACGGTGATCGCCCAGGACGCCGCGGCCCTGGGCCGCGTGGCCACCGACCGTCTCTTCCAGCGCCTGGCGGGCGCGGACCTCCCCCCGGCCCGCATCGAGCTCCCCACCCGCCTGATCCCCCGCGGCTCGGGCGAGATCCCGCCGGCCTCCTGA
- a CDS encoding DUF6986 family protein produces MGQQEKVATSLAGAVSEGISASLKPVDAELARHYPGDPGTRQPIHTVYVPGDVFAADTIRTWGDQALAALDEHAPDAATFAKVLGISDELAVPVYDRVRAKLASEPIEDLRVDFEDGFGVRSDEEEDQAAARAARLVAEAFSNGTNAPYMGIRMKCMESNVRDRGIRTTDIFLSGLLAHGGLPEGLVLTLPKVTYPEQVTAFVQLLEAFETARGLRPGRIGFEIQIETSQSILASDGTAAVARMIEASKGRATGLHYGTFDYSACVGVSAAYQSSDHPAADHAKAIMQVAAAGTGVRVSDGSTNVLPIGTTEHVHEAWKLHYGLTRRALARAYYQGWDMHPAHLPTRYAAVFVFYREGLETAAARLKAYVAKIEGDVMDEPATAKALAGYLVRGLDCGAVGADEVTALTGLTRAELDAFAIPRRSATLTATA; encoded by the coding sequence ATGGGTCAGCAGGAGAAGGTGGCGACGAGCCTCGCAGGCGCGGTCAGCGAGGGCATCAGCGCTTCCCTCAAGCCGGTGGACGCGGAACTCGCGCGCCACTACCCGGGCGACCCCGGCACCCGTCAGCCCATCCACACGGTCTACGTGCCCGGTGACGTCTTCGCGGCGGACACCATCCGCACCTGGGGCGACCAGGCCCTCGCGGCCCTGGACGAGCACGCCCCGGACGCCGCCACCTTCGCCAAGGTGCTCGGCATCTCCGACGAGCTGGCCGTACCGGTCTACGACCGCGTCCGCGCCAAGCTCGCCTCCGAGCCCATCGAGGACCTCCGCGTCGACTTCGAGGACGGCTTCGGCGTCCGCTCCGACGAGGAGGAGGACCAGGCCGCGGCCCGCGCCGCCCGCCTCGTCGCCGAAGCCTTCTCCAACGGCACGAACGCCCCGTACATGGGCATCCGGATGAAGTGCATGGAGTCCAACGTCCGCGACCGCGGCATCCGGACCACCGACATCTTCCTCTCCGGCCTGCTCGCGCACGGCGGCCTGCCCGAGGGCCTGGTCCTGACCCTGCCCAAGGTCACCTACCCCGAGCAGGTCACGGCCTTCGTGCAGCTCCTGGAGGCCTTCGAGACAGCTCGCGGCCTGCGCCCGGGCCGGATCGGCTTCGAGATCCAGATCGAGACCAGCCAGTCCATCCTCGCCTCCGACGGCACCGCCGCGGTCGCTCGGATGATCGAGGCCTCGAAGGGCCGCGCCACCGGCCTGCACTACGGCACCTTCGACTACAGCGCCTGCGTCGGCGTCTCCGCCGCGTACCAGTCGAGCGACCACCCCGCCGCCGACCACGCCAAGGCGATCATGCAGGTCGCGGCCGCCGGCACCGGCGTGCGCGTCTCCGACGGCTCGACCAACGTCCTGCCCATCGGCACCACCGAGCACGTCCACGAGGCCTGGAAGCTGCACTACGGCCTCACCCGCCGCGCCCTGGCCCGTGCCTACTACCAGGGCTGGGACATGCACCCGGCGCACCTGCCGACCCGCTACGCGGCCGTCTTCGTCTTCTACCGCGAGGGCCTCGAGACGGCCGCCGCGCGCCTGAAGGCGTACGTCGCCAAGATCGAGGGCGACGTCATGGACGAGCCCGCCACGGCGAAGGCCCTGGCCGGCTACCTGGTCCGCGGCCTGGACTGCGGCGCCGTCGGCGCCGACGAGGTGACCGCCCTGACCGGCCTGACCCGCGCGGAGCTCGACGCCTTCGCCATCCCGCGCCGCTCGGCGACGCTGACGGCCACCGCCTGA
- a CDS encoding electron transfer flavoprotein subunit alpha/FixB family protein, which produces MAEVLVYVDHVDGAVRKPTLELLTLARRIGEPVAVALGAGAEATAAVLAEHGAVKVLTADAPEFSDYLVVPKVDALQAAYDAVSPAAVLVPSSAEGKEIAARLAVRIGSGIITDATDLEAGDEGPVATQAAFAASFSVKSRVSKGTPVITVKPNSAPVEAAPAAGAVEALAVTFGALATGTKVTSRTPRESTGRPELTEAAIVVSGGRGVNGAENFHIIEALADSLGAAVGASRAAVDAGWYPHSNQVGQTGKSVSPQLYIASGISGAIQHRAGMQTSKTIVAINKDAEAPIFDLVDYGVVGDLFAVVPQLTDEIKARKG; this is translated from the coding sequence ATGGCTGAAGTCCTCGTCTACGTCGACCACGTCGACGGCGCCGTCCGCAAGCCCACCCTCGAACTGCTGACGCTGGCCCGCCGCATCGGCGAGCCCGTCGCCGTCGCCCTCGGCGCCGGTGCCGAGGCCACCGCCGCCGTGCTCGCCGAGCACGGTGCCGTCAAGGTCCTCACCGCCGACGCCCCGGAGTTCTCCGACTACCTCGTCGTACCGAAGGTGGACGCGCTCCAGGCCGCGTACGACGCCGTCTCCCCGGCCGCCGTCCTGGTCCCCTCCTCCGCCGAGGGCAAGGAGATCGCCGCCCGCCTGGCGGTCCGCATCGGCTCCGGCATCATCACCGACGCCACCGACCTGGAGGCGGGTGACGAGGGCCCGGTCGCGACGCAGGCCGCGTTCGCCGCGTCCTTCAGCGTCAAGTCCCGCGTCTCCAAGGGCACCCCGGTGATCACGGTGAAGCCGAACTCGGCCCCGGTCGAGGCCGCCCCGGCCGCCGGCGCCGTCGAGGCGCTCGCCGTCACCTTCGGCGCCCTGGCCACCGGCACCAAGGTCACCTCCCGCACCCCGCGCGAGTCGACCGGCCGCCCCGAGCTGACCGAGGCCGCGATCGTGGTCTCCGGCGGCCGTGGCGTCAACGGCGCCGAGAACTTCCACATCATCGAGGCCCTCGCGGACTCCCTCGGTGCGGCCGTCGGCGCCTCGCGCGCCGCCGTGGACGCCGGCTGGTACCCGCACTCCAACCAGGTCGGCCAGACCGGCAAGTCGGTCTCCCCGCAGCTGTACATCGCCTCGGGCATCTCGGGCGCCATCCAGCACCGGGCCGGCATGCAGACCTCCAAGACGATCGTCGCGATCAACAAGGACGCCGAGGCTCCGATCTTCGACCTCGTCGACTACGGCGTGGTCGGCGACCTCTTCGCGGTCGTCCCCCAGCTGACCGACGAGATCAAGGCGCGCAAGGGCTAA
- a CDS encoding electron transfer flavoprotein subunit beta/FixA family protein, translating into MSLRIVVCVKYVPDATGDRQFTEDLTVNRDDVDGLLSELDEYAVEQALQIADEADDAEITVLTVGPEDAKDALRKALSMGADKAIHVEDDDLHGSDVMATSLVLAKAIEKAGYDLVITGMASTDGTMGVLPAILAERLGVPQVTLLSEVKVEDGVVTGRRDGDSASEQLEASLPALVSVTDQSGEARYPSFKGIMAAKKKPVESWDLEELEIESDEVGLEGSWTAVDSATQRPARTAGTIVKDEGEGGKSLAAFLAEQKFI; encoded by the coding sequence GTGAGCCTGAGGATCGTTGTCTGTGTGAAGTACGTGCCCGACGCCACTGGCGACCGGCAGTTCACCGAAGACCTGACCGTCAACCGTGACGACGTCGACGGCCTGCTGTCGGAGCTCGACGAGTACGCCGTCGAGCAGGCGCTGCAGATCGCCGACGAGGCCGACGACGCGGAGATCACCGTCCTGACGGTGGGCCCCGAGGACGCGAAGGACGCGCTGCGCAAGGCGCTGTCGATGGGTGCCGACAAGGCCATCCACGTCGAGGACGACGACCTGCACGGCAGCGACGTCATGGCCACCTCGCTGGTGCTCGCCAAGGCGATCGAGAAGGCCGGTTACGACCTGGTCATCACGGGCATGGCCTCGACCGACGGCACCATGGGCGTCCTCCCGGCGATCCTGGCCGAGCGCCTGGGCGTTCCGCAGGTCACCCTGCTCTCCGAGGTCAAGGTCGAGGACGGTGTCGTCACCGGCCGCCGCGACGGCGACTCGGCGAGCGAGCAGCTGGAGGCCTCCCTCCCCGCGCTCGTCTCGGTGACGGACCAGTCGGGCGAGGCCCGCTACCCGTCCTTCAAGGGCATCATGGCCGCCAAGAAGAAGCCGGTGGAGTCCTGGGACCTGGAGGAGCTGGAGATCGAGTCCGACGAGGTCGGCCTCGAGGGCTCCTGGACCGCGGTCGACTCCGCGACCCAGCGTCCGGCCCGCACCGCCGGCACGATCGTCAAGGACGAGGGCGAGGGCGGCAAGTCGCTGGCCGCCTTCCTTGCGGAGCAGAAGTTCATTTAA
- a CDS encoding flavin reductase family protein — protein sequence MTAPTAPTVPSPRTGAGLPGSPALLRSVFRRHAAGVAVITAESGGRPVGFTATSLNSVSADPPLLSFTIGTGSSSWPAIRDSEHLGVHILGEHQGDLAGLFARNGADRFGPATDWAPGPHGVPVLGGVLAWLVCRVVARVPAGEHRVIIAEAVAGDPAGDPVGDPAGEGRPLLYHQGRFNALRD from the coding sequence ATGACGGCTCCGACGGCTCCGACGGTTCCGTCCCCACGGACCGGCGCCGGCCTGCCCGGCTCGCCCGCGCTGCTGCGCTCGGTGTTCCGCCGGCACGCCGCGGGCGTCGCCGTGATCACCGCCGAGAGCGGCGGCCGGCCGGTGGGTTTCACCGCGACCTCCCTCAACTCCGTCTCGGCGGACCCCCCGCTCCTGTCGTTCACCATCGGCACCGGGTCCTCCAGCTGGCCCGCGATACGGGACTCAGAGCACCTCGGGGTCCACATACTCGGCGAGCACCAGGGGGACCTGGCGGGCCTGTTCGCCCGCAACGGGGCCGACCGCTTCGGGCCGGCCACCGACTGGGCGCCGGGTCCGCACGGGGTCCCGGTGCTGGGCGGCGTCCTGGCCTGGCTGGTGTGCCGGGTCGTGGCGCGGGTTCCGGCGGGCGAGCACCGGGTGATCATCGCGGAGGCGGTCGCCGGGGACCCGGCGGGTGACCCGGTGGGGGATCCGGCCGGCGAGGGCCGTCCGCTGCTGTACCACCAGGGGCGCTTCAACGCGTTGAGGGACTGA
- a CDS encoding TlpA family protein disulfide reductase, producing the protein MMESARTGQATVETGTRVRAGERDEGAGEGRLGIAELGAEPGERATLVQFSSAFCQPCRATRRILDEVAALVAGVRHIEIDAEKNLDLVRALGIEKTPTVLVLDAAGRIVRRAAGMPRKADVIAALGAAV; encoded by the coding sequence ATGATGGAGAGTGCCCGTACGGGTCAGGCGACGGTGGAGACGGGGACGCGGGTGCGCGCAGGCGAGCGGGACGAGGGCGCGGGCGAAGGCCGGCTGGGCATCGCCGAACTGGGCGCGGAGCCGGGGGAGCGGGCCACGCTCGTGCAGTTCTCCAGCGCCTTCTGTCAGCCCTGCCGGGCCACCCGGCGGATCCTTGACGAGGTCGCGGCCCTGGTCGCGGGCGTCCGGCACATCGAGATCGACGCCGAGAAGAACCTGGACCTCGTACGGGCCCTCGGCATCGAGAAGACCCCGACGGTACTGGTCCTGGACGCGGCGGGCCGGATCGTGCGGCGGGCCGCCGGGATGCCGCGCAAGGCGGACGTGATCGCCGCCCTGGGCGCCGCGGTATGA
- a CDS encoding lysophospholipid acyltransferase family protein, with the protein MAELVYPPVIGAAHALFRALDVRIDMKGTENIPRKGGAVLVSNHIGYLDFIFAGLTARPQKRLVRFMAKESVFRHKVSGPLMRAMKHIPVDRAQGETAYQHALDSLRSGEIIGVFPEATISQSFTLKSFKSGAARMAQEAGVPLIPVALWGTQRMWTKGRPKDLKRSHIPVTMRVGEPLEAPTDQYAGAITRRVRERVQELLDAAQSAYPAKPRGAEDSWWLPAHLGGTAPTPAQVKEAG; encoded by the coding sequence ATGGCTGAGCTCGTCTACCCCCCGGTTATCGGTGCAGCACACGCCCTCTTCCGTGCGCTCGACGTCCGTATCGACATGAAGGGCACCGAGAACATCCCGCGCAAGGGCGGGGCGGTTCTGGTGTCGAACCACATCGGCTACCTCGACTTCATCTTCGCCGGGCTGACCGCGCGCCCGCAGAAGCGGCTCGTCCGCTTCATGGCCAAGGAATCGGTGTTCCGGCACAAGGTGTCCGGTCCGCTGATGCGCGCGATGAAGCACATCCCGGTGGACCGCGCCCAGGGCGAGACCGCCTACCAGCACGCGCTCGACTCGCTGCGTTCCGGCGAGATCATCGGCGTGTTCCCGGAAGCGACGATCTCCCAGTCCTTCACGCTCAAGAGCTTCAAGTCCGGTGCGGCGCGCATGGCCCAGGAAGCCGGTGTCCCGCTGATCCCGGTGGCGCTGTGGGGAACGCAGCGGATGTGGACCAAGGGCCGCCCCAAGGACCTCAAGCGCAGCCACATCCCGGTGACGATGCGGGTGGGCGAGCCGCTGGAGGCGCCCACCGACCAGTACGCCGGGGCCATCACCCGCCGGGTGCGCGAGCGGGTGCAGGAGTTGCTGGACGCCGCCCAGAGCGCCTACCCGGCCAAGCCCAGGGGCGCCGAGGACTCCTGGTGGCTGCCGGCCCACCTCGGCGGCACCGCGCCGACCCCGGCGCAGGTCAAGGAAGCCGGCTGA
- a CDS encoding alginate lyase family protein encodes MRYGVPAGLLAAALGLVAALTPAPTSAAVTPHTPVTPAVPAAAPAAFAHPGVLNSRAQLDFVRTKVQAGQQPWKAAFDAMLSSRYGSLSRTPKPREIVECGSYSHPNLGCTDEREDAIAAYTDALAWYITGDVRYAKKSIELMDAWSARIKDHTNSNAPLQSGWAGSTWPRAAEIVKHTYSGGWPNQGRFATMLRQVYLPEVIGGKPNSNGNWELIMMDAAVGISVHLDDRASYDKAMAIYLGRVPAYFYLASDGPQPAYPPRSTIDTRSELIGYWHDQSTFVDGLAQETCRDFGHTGMGIAATMHVAETSRIQGRDLYPEFKDRFRHALGFHATYELGEAVPSWLCGGSLAKGLGPATEVGYNALHTRLGVTMENTRRLTEGRRPAGTENHFEAWETLTHAENPN; translated from the coding sequence ATGCGTTACGGAGTCCCCGCCGGGCTGCTCGCCGCGGCCCTCGGCCTGGTCGCGGCGCTGACCCCCGCCCCCACCTCCGCCGCCGTCACCCCCCACACCCCCGTCACCCCTGCCGTACCCGCCGCCGCCCCCGCGGCCTTCGCCCATCCCGGAGTCCTGAACAGCCGCGCCCAGCTGGACTTCGTACGCACCAAGGTGCAGGCCGGGCAGCAGCCGTGGAAGGCGGCGTTCGACGCGATGCTCTCGAGCCGCTACGGCTCGCTGTCGCGGACGCCCAAGCCCCGCGAGATCGTCGAATGCGGCTCGTACTCCCATCCGAATCTGGGCTGCACCGACGAGCGGGAGGACGCCATAGCCGCGTACACGGACGCGCTCGCCTGGTACATCACCGGCGACGTCCGGTACGCGAAGAAGTCGATCGAGCTGATGGACGCGTGGTCCGCCCGGATCAAGGACCACACCAACAGCAACGCCCCCCTGCAGAGCGGCTGGGCCGGCTCCACCTGGCCGCGCGCCGCCGAGATCGTCAAGCACACCTACAGCGGCGGCTGGCCGAACCAGGGGCGCTTCGCCACGATGCTGCGCCAGGTCTACCTGCCCGAGGTGATCGGCGGGAAGCCGAACAGCAACGGCAACTGGGAACTGATCATGATGGACGCGGCCGTCGGCATCTCCGTCCACCTCGACGACCGCGCGAGCTACGACAAGGCGATGGCGATCTACCTCGGCCGGGTGCCCGCCTACTTCTACCTGGCCTCCGACGGGCCGCAGCCCGCGTACCCGCCGCGCTCCACCATCGACACCAGGAGCGAACTGATCGGCTACTGGCACGATCAGAGCACCTTCGTGGACGGTCTGGCGCAGGAGACCTGCCGGGACTTCGGCCACACCGGCATGGGCATCGCGGCGACCATGCACGTGGCCGAGACCTCGCGCATCCAAGGGCGCGACCTGTACCCGGAGTTCAAAGACCGGTTCCGCCACGCGCTGGGCTTCCACGCCACGTACGAACTCGGTGAGGCCGTGCCCTCGTGGCTGTGCGGCGGGAGCCTGGCCAAGGGCCTGGGCCCGGCGACCGAGGTCGGCTACAACGCCCTGCACACCCGGCTCGGCGTCACGATGGAGAACACCCGCCGGCTCACCGAGGGCCGCCGCCCGGCGGGAACCGAGAACCACTTCGAGGCGTGGGAGACGCTGACCCACGCGGAGAACCCGAACTGA